The following coding sequences are from one Thermogemmatispora onikobensis window:
- the groES gene encoding co-chaperone GroES yields MAKIRPVGDRVVVKPAAKEEVTKSGIVIPDTAKEKPQEGTVVAVGSGRLLDNGERAALEVREGDRVLFAKYSGTEFKLDGEEYLVLKESDILAVLS; encoded by the coding sequence GTGGCGAAGATCCGTCCTGTTGGCGACCGCGTGGTGGTGAAGCCCGCGGCCAAAGAAGAGGTCACTAAGAGTGGTATCGTCATTCCTGATACAGCTAAGGAGAAGCCCCAGGAAGGGACCGTCGTTGCCGTAGGGAGCGGTCGGCTGCTTGATAATGGCGAGCGGGCGGCGTTGGAGGTGCGCGAGGGCGATCGGGTGCTCTTTGCCAAGTATAGTGGCACTGAGTTCAAGCTCGATGGCGAGGAATACCTGGTACTAAAAGAGAGCGATATTCTCGCCGTTCTGAGCTGA
- a CDS encoding NADH-quinone oxidoreductase subunit D: MATNQGVNRPPLEGVAPGELRSEEMILNMGPQHPSTHGVLRLVLTLEGETVVDCTPVIGYLHRGIEKILENRTVMAGIRYMDNADYLSPMLNETAYVGAVEQLMGIEPPRRAQYIRLITNELQRIASHLVAIGTYLLDLGAFTPILWTFRDREGILSLFEALGGSRFNVNYMRVGGVLHDFPKGWLQQCEAWCNQFEKNLQELETLITGNEIFEARTQGVGYVDPQQAIAYGLTGPMLRASGVNWDLRVNRPYMAYREVKVNPQVRQEGDCYARYRVRMQEMAESLRLVRVAMDQLPGGPISTRTPIALRPPRGETYFAIESSKGELGIYFISNGSEYPWRAKIRGPSFVNLQILPELLRGHKMSDVVAILGSLDIVLGEVDR, encoded by the coding sequence ATGGCGACCAATCAAGGTGTGAATAGACCTCCTCTCGAAGGGGTTGCGCCCGGTGAGCTGCGCTCCGAGGAAATGATCCTGAACATGGGGCCGCAGCACCCGAGCACTCACGGCGTGCTCCGTCTTGTCCTCACCCTCGAAGGTGAGACGGTGGTGGATTGTACGCCGGTTATTGGCTACCTCCATCGGGGCATTGAGAAGATTCTGGAGAATCGCACGGTGATGGCCGGCATTCGCTATATGGACAATGCCGACTATCTCTCACCGATGCTCAACGAGACCGCCTATGTAGGGGCGGTCGAGCAGTTAATGGGTATTGAGCCGCCGCGCCGCGCCCAATACATTCGCCTGATCACCAATGAGCTGCAGCGCATCGCCAGCCATCTGGTGGCCATTGGCACCTATCTGCTCGACCTGGGTGCTTTTACGCCGATTCTATGGACCTTTCGCGATCGTGAAGGGATTCTCTCGCTCTTCGAGGCCCTGGGAGGAAGCCGCTTTAATGTCAACTACATGCGCGTGGGCGGCGTCCTCCATGATTTTCCCAAGGGCTGGCTTCAGCAGTGTGAAGCCTGGTGCAATCAGTTCGAAAAGAACCTGCAAGAGCTAGAGACCCTGATCACGGGAAACGAGATTTTCGAGGCGCGTACCCAGGGCGTTGGCTATGTTGATCCTCAGCAGGCCATTGCCTATGGACTGACTGGTCCCATGCTGCGCGCCAGTGGCGTGAATTGGGACCTGCGGGTCAATCGCCCCTATATGGCCTATCGGGAAGTCAAGGTCAATCCCCAGGTGCGGCAGGAAGGTGACTGCTATGCGCGCTATCGGGTGCGTATGCAGGAGATGGCGGAGAGCCTGCGCCTGGTACGGGTGGCAATGGATCAGCTGCCGGGTGGCCCAATCTCGACGCGGACACCAATTGCGCTCCGTCCACCACGCGGCGAAACCTACTTTGCCATTGAGAGCAGCAAGGGCGAGCTGGGGATCTACTTTATCAGCAATGGCAGTGAGTACCCGTGGCGGGCCAAGATTCGTGGGCCTTCCTTTGTCAATCTTCAGATTCTGCCCGAATTGCTGCGCGGCCACAAGATGAGCGATGTCGTGGCCATTCTGGGAAGCCTGGATATTGTGCTGGGAGAGGTCGATCGTTAA
- a CDS encoding complex I subunit 1/NuoH family protein, with protein MSGGVVLAEVWWEQLLHGILSWEFLQFVVAFVSIFGFVLTSAVILILAERKVMAWMQDRYGPLHTGPWGLLQTVADVGKLLLKEDIHAGKIDKAVFILAPSVFLAPVIASFAVLPFSPYISLPGGPLATGIVYLIAMSSLDVVGVVMAGWGSNNKYALIGGLRSAAQMISYELPLVLSLVSIVMLTSILLDNGLGTIAIKDIMNLQMAQSWPGKGNPVWDFIFEGFTPWAWFILVQPLLLLIYYTCGLAETNRSPFDLPEAESELVAGYLTEYSGMRWALFYLGEYGNMTIVSAITAMLFLGGWSGPGVAFLTAPGMAIGWQVLGNLLALFYFILKIYLLCGVFIWVRTTLPRLRADQLMQFAWLILIPTTLVNIVLTGALYLVLNALGASNLVFLIVLGVVNWLMLFGFFWVVSRATTASTRRAVAPAIRARQRLAALTTTPVAPQLPEPERAGVTGAAGGGR; from the coding sequence ATGTCCGGTGGAGTTGTATTAGCCGAAGTCTGGTGGGAGCAGCTCCTCCACGGCATCCTTTCTTGGGAGTTTCTCCAGTTCGTGGTGGCGTTTGTTTCCATCTTTGGCTTCGTGTTGACAAGTGCAGTGATTCTGATCCTGGCCGAGCGCAAGGTCATGGCCTGGATGCAGGATCGCTATGGCCCATTGCACACGGGACCCTGGGGCTTGTTGCAGACAGTGGCCGATGTGGGCAAATTGCTGCTTAAGGAAGATATTCATGCTGGCAAAATCGATAAGGCTGTTTTTATCCTGGCCCCTTCGGTCTTTCTCGCCCCGGTGATTGCCTCGTTTGCCGTGCTGCCCTTCTCGCCCTATATTAGCCTGCCAGGGGGGCCGTTGGCGACGGGCATTGTCTACTTGATCGCTATGAGCTCGCTCGATGTGGTGGGCGTGGTCATGGCAGGCTGGGGTTCGAACAACAAGTATGCCCTCATTGGGGGCCTGCGCTCTGCGGCCCAGATGATCTCTTACGAGCTACCGCTCGTTCTCTCTCTGGTCAGCATTGTGATGCTGACGAGCATCCTGCTTGACAACGGCCTCGGCACCATCGCTATCAAGGACATTATGAATCTCCAGATGGCGCAGAGTTGGCCGGGCAAGGGCAACCCAGTCTGGGACTTCATCTTCGAGGGCTTCACCCCCTGGGCCTGGTTTATTCTGGTGCAGCCGTTGCTCCTTTTGATCTACTATACCTGTGGATTGGCCGAGACGAACCGCTCGCCTTTTGATCTGCCCGAGGCCGAATCGGAGCTGGTGGCCGGCTACCTCACTGAGTATAGCGGCATGCGCTGGGCGCTCTTCTACCTCGGCGAGTATGGCAACATGACCATTGTCTCAGCGATCACGGCCATGCTCTTCCTTGGTGGCTGGTCGGGTCCGGGCGTGGCCTTCCTGACGGCTCCCGGTATGGCCATTGGCTGGCAAGTCCTGGGCAATCTGCTGGCGCTCTTCTACTTTATCCTCAAGATCTACCTGCTCTGTGGCGTCTTCATCTGGGTGCGGACGACTCTGCCGCGCCTGCGCGCCGATCAGCTGATGCAGTTTGCCTGGCTGATTCTGATCCCCACGACCCTGGTCAACATTGTCCTGACTGGGGCGCTCTATCTGGTTCTGAACGCTCTGGGGGCCTCGAACCTGGTCTTCCTGATCGTCCTGGGGGTCGTCAACTGGCTGATGCTCTTTGGCTTCTTCTGGGTGGTCAGCCGGGCGACGACAGCCTCGACGCGACGTGCGGTGGCGCCAGCCATTCGCGCTCGCCAGCGCCTGGCGGCCCTTACGACGACTCCCGTCGCACCCCAGCTCCCTGAGCCAGAGCGAGCCGGCGTGACCGGCGCCGCCGGCGGCGGCAGGTAA
- the groL gene encoding chaperonin GroEL (60 kDa chaperone family; promotes refolding of misfolded polypeptides especially under stressful conditions; forms two stacked rings of heptamers to form a barrel-shaped 14mer; ends can be capped by GroES; misfolded proteins enter the barrel where they are refolded when GroES binds) yields the protein MAKQLVFDSEARRSLKRGIDLLAAAVKVTLGPKGRNVALDKKFGAPSITHDGVTVAKEIELEDPFENMGAQLLKEAATKTNDVAGDGTTTATVLAQAIVTEGLKNLAAGANPMQLKYGIDRATEAVVDYIRSVAVPVQTREDIAHIATNSAADETIGRLIADVMDKVGKDGVITVEASRGTSFETEFVEGMQLDKGFVSAYFVTNNEKQEAAIENPYLLITDRKISAVQDILPVLEKITQQGRRELVIIAEDVDGDALATLVVNKVRGVLNVLAVKAPGFGDRRKEMLRDIAALTGGQVISEEMGRRLDSVTLADLGQARRVVATKDTTTIVEGRGNPADIQARIRQIKAQIEETTSDYDREKLQERLAKLAGGVALIKVGAGSEVEQKYRQTRVEDALSAARAAVEEGIVPGGGVALLNAIEALDKLELTGDAATGVKILRRALEEPVRQLAINGGKDGSVVVEGILRTQREHNNRNYGYNVLLDRYEDMIAAGITDPAKVTRSALQNAASIAAMILTTEALITDVPEKEKAATPSMPEY from the coding sequence ATGGCCAAACAGTTAGTATTTGATAGTGAGGCGCGTCGTTCGCTGAAGCGAGGAATCGACCTGCTCGCAGCCGCGGTCAAAGTAACCCTCGGCCCCAAAGGCCGAAATGTTGCCCTCGATAAGAAGTTTGGTGCTCCCTCCATTACGCACGACGGTGTCACGGTGGCCAAGGAGATCGAGCTGGAGGACCCCTTTGAGAATATGGGGGCTCAGCTTCTGAAGGAAGCGGCCACCAAGACCAACGATGTGGCTGGTGATGGCACGACAACGGCCACCGTCCTGGCGCAGGCCATCGTCACGGAAGGCTTGAAGAACCTGGCCGCTGGTGCCAATCCGATGCAGCTCAAGTATGGTATCGATCGCGCCACCGAGGCTGTTGTCGACTATATCCGTTCGGTAGCAGTACCGGTACAGACGCGCGAAGATATTGCCCACATTGCAACCAACTCCGCGGCGGATGAGACGATCGGCAGATTGATCGCCGATGTGATGGACAAGGTTGGCAAGGATGGCGTCATCACCGTCGAGGCTTCTCGTGGCACCAGCTTCGAGACGGAGTTTGTCGAGGGCATGCAGCTCGATAAAGGCTTTGTCTCGGCTTACTTCGTGACCAACAATGAGAAGCAGGAAGCCGCCATTGAGAATCCCTATCTCCTGATTACCGATCGCAAAATCAGTGCTGTCCAGGATATCCTGCCAGTGTTGGAGAAGATCACACAGCAGGGGCGGCGCGAGCTGGTGATCATCGCTGAAGATGTCGATGGGGATGCCCTGGCGACGCTGGTGGTGAATAAGGTGCGTGGCGTGCTGAACGTGCTGGCCGTCAAGGCCCCAGGCTTCGGCGATCGCCGCAAGGAGATGCTCCGCGATATCGCGGCGCTGACTGGCGGCCAGGTGATTAGCGAGGAGATGGGCCGCCGCCTTGATTCGGTGACGCTGGCCGATCTGGGGCAGGCCCGCCGCGTGGTGGCAACCAAAGATACAACCACCATCGTCGAGGGCCGCGGCAATCCGGCTGACATCCAGGCGCGCATCCGTCAGATCAAGGCCCAGATCGAGGAGACGACCAGCGACTACGATCGCGAGAAGTTGCAGGAGCGCCTGGCGAAGCTGGCCGGAGGCGTGGCCCTGATCAAAGTCGGGGCCGGCTCGGAGGTCGAGCAGAAGTATCGTCAGACGCGCGTCGAGGACGCCCTGTCGGCGGCTCGGGCCGCGGTTGAGGAGGGCATCGTCCCCGGCGGCGGTGTGGCTCTGCTCAATGCAATCGAAGCTTTGGACAAGCTGGAACTGACCGGCGATGCGGCGACCGGGGTGAAGATCCTGCGCCGCGCCCTGGAGGAGCCGGTGCGCCAGCTCGCTATCAATGGTGGCAAGGATGGCTCGGTGGTGGTCGAGGGCATCCTGCGCACCCAGCGCGAGCATAATAACCGCAACTATGGCTACAACGTCCTGCTCGATCGCTATGAGGACATGATCGCCGCTGGTAT
- the murI gene encoding glutamate racemase, whose amino-acid sequence MSSRLQSAHLQQGIESQPSKQPTLQAPGAGQASAPIGVFDSGAGGLTILSVLRQELPGEDYLYVGDTAHCPYGLRSEAEITQLGLEISRFLVERGVKLIVVACNAASQAALATLRATFPVPFVGVVPAVKPAARLTRKGRIGIIATNQAARSPYLQQLIADFARDTETYSHGCSELVTLVERGELDTPTAEEVVRQALRPVLSKDIDVLVLGCTHFPALRPLIERVAGSGVQVIDSGAAIARRTRSVLEATALLKPSTKSQGQHPSGRLEVWCSGDPTSFRQVASSILGYPVVVHQASQLAQITTAAAHEEGKE is encoded by the coding sequence TTGAGTAGTAGACTACAAAGTGCCCATCTCCAGCAGGGGATAGAATCCCAGCCATCAAAGCAGCCGACCCTGCAAGCCCCGGGAGCCGGTCAGGCCAGCGCTCCCATCGGGGTTTTTGATTCGGGAGCCGGCGGCTTGACTATTCTCAGCGTCCTGCGGCAAGAGCTACCCGGCGAGGACTACCTCTACGTCGGCGATACGGCTCACTGCCCCTACGGCCTGCGCAGCGAGGCTGAGATCACCCAGCTGGGGCTGGAGATCAGTCGCTTCCTGGTAGAGCGCGGCGTGAAACTGATCGTTGTTGCCTGCAATGCCGCCTCACAAGCGGCCCTTGCCACTCTGCGCGCCACGTTCCCTGTGCCTTTCGTCGGGGTAGTGCCCGCCGTGAAGCCCGCAGCACGCCTGACACGCAAGGGACGCATTGGTATCATTGCTACGAATCAAGCGGCACGCTCGCCCTATTTGCAGCAGCTCATTGCCGACTTTGCTCGCGATACTGAGACCTATAGCCACGGCTGCTCTGAGCTGGTGACTCTCGTCGAACGCGGCGAGTTGGATACGCCAACGGCGGAGGAGGTCGTGCGCCAGGCTCTGAGGCCCGTGCTCAGCAAAGATATCGATGTGCTGGTCCTGGGATGCACCCATTTTCCGGCTTTGCGCCCGCTGATCGAGCGCGTGGCTGGCAGCGGCGTCCAGGTTATCGATAGCGGAGCGGCGATTGCTCGCCGGACACGCTCGGTGTTGGAAGCCACCGCGCTCCTCAAGCCCTCGACGAAGTCACAGGGCCAGCACCCCAGCGGCAGACTGGAAGTGTGGTGCAGCGGTGACCCGACCTCCTTCCGCCAGGTCGCCTCTAGCATTCTGGGCTATCCTGTCGTGGTGCACCAGGCCAGCCAGCTCGCTCAGATCACAACTGCCGCCGCTCACGAGGAAGGGAAAGAGTGA